The Vitis vinifera cultivar Pinot Noir 40024 chromosome 3, ASM3070453v1 region AAACCTTGAAGGATGGCTTCCCATGTAAATTAGATTAATATTACTTCTGAAGCCTGGCACTATGGTATGTCTGATCATTTGTAAAGTGGTTGCCAAGAAGTAAGACTCCATCATtagattataaaataattgaagacCTCCATTATTTCCTTTACAATGATGATCAAGTTTATCAATACAAGTCATGCTAAAGGTCTATGCTGTCCTACTAACTTCAATCTGAACTAAGAGAAATTGCATCTGGAGCACATAGATTTGTACACGCCCTGCATTTTTACTACTCTACTCGTTATAACAACTGATCAGGAAAGGCCCCCCAATTAGGAATCTCTCAGAACCGAATGTAGAAGTATTAGACTAAACCACAGGATTGAACTGTGACAGTGATAAATAAGTTTAACAAAGGCACACAAACCAACAAAAAACCCAGAACAGATGGCACTTAAAAACAGTGCTCCTGCATATATCCAGAAAATGGGAACTCAAACCACCTTTGAGATATAAGAACAGGGATTAATATAGCTTCTTTTAAGCATCTCTGACTAGAATCAAATCACTCACCCTCACAGGTACAACTTGAGGATTTCTAACTCAACTTGAGATTCTACCTCATCTTATCCTCACTATGTGCAACCTCTAGCCTCTGCCAAATGCTTTCTGTCCTGGTTTCCTCATTTCAGCAACACTCAACATTCCCCTCCTCTTGTCTCTTATTGCCAACATTCTTACTTCTAAAGCAAGATTAGTCTCGTAAATGTCCTGTAAAATTTGTAAGTTAAAAACTAAATCACCCTCACCGAACTAACACCTCTTGCAACCTTGATCTGTGGTTCTAAGTGTACTCTCCAACCTAGTGAACAATAATAAACAGACATTGATAACATTGGGATGGCTATTTTGTTAAAACAAGTAACCATCAGTCCTGGACCTCCTGGTTACTTAACAGTGAGGGTGTCTGGATGCAAAAAGGGGAGCTATCTACAAAAGCCAGCAAGAGGGACTTGAAATTTGGTGCCTTCTATTGTGGAAAGGATGTACAGATGTGGGCATTGTGAGCCATTTGGATGTATATCATATATATTGCTGCAATAATCTAAGTTATCTAACAAGCTCCTGAACTATAAAAACCAGACAAAGTACAGTGACTGACATTAATGTTTCCTATGGAAGTAAATTCTACAAAAGGTGGTCCAATTAGGGGACTCCAAGTATGCTGTCACAATCTTTACTTCTGACAAGGAAGAATTCCTGCTGACCTGGAAAGGTGTATCACTAAAAGCGCATTCAACACACTGCCAATCCACTGAGGTTCATCACAGACCCTGTGGTAAATTGGGAAAAATTGTGAACATCTTATATGCTTCCTCAAATTGAAGAAAGTGTCTTCAAGTTGTAATATCATCAAGGTTTAGTGCAATCCTGAAAAGCTCACACCCACACATAAACTGGTAATATACATTCCCAACAGGTGAACAAGAGCACATGTGAGGATGTTAGACACCTAAAACTTTCATCTACATTACCAATATTCCAAAGATTGACAAGTCAGGTGGATAGAATTGCATACTATTCATCAACCAGGAATGGTGTTCATAAACAAGGACATCAAAGAAATACAAGAATGGTCCCGTATGAAGCTGCTTTATCATGAATCTGAGCTTCAACAAACTTCATCAGAGACACATTAGAGAACAAAATTAGGTTCCTTTgatgtaaaatcttttgttttaACCATAACATAGGACTCCTGTATGTTAATGCAGCTGCTGGAGACACATAGCTTAATTATTCATTGATCTGACCAAACCGAAGAGTCAAATAAGCTCTCaatatgaaggaaataaatttatattgcAAGACCAACATAACCGCAGGTTACATAATAACAGAGCAAAGAAATTGTTGCTGTACCTTAGGTAGGTCTTTCAATCAAATTAAACTTTAATAAGAACTTCTTTTGATTACAATCAAGCATTTCACTCAAGCTACATTCTATTTTCCTCTGTTCCAAAAGTTTTTGCCTCAACTCCAATGTCTTCTTTAAACCGCAACGGAAGAAGTCAGGATAGTTAACAACTTCATTAATATCTCTCTTCATTACTTCTACCAAAAACCTTATCCTAGGTTCTAAAGAATTCTTTATGCTCTTGATCAAAATAGGGGGATAACCAGACACTAGAGCTGCTATCTGTCCATCTTCAAACCCTCTTCTCTTTAGATAAGCAACATTGGGGCTCAGAATCTTGTTTGCATCTCTACAGAAGACTTCAGGGAAATTCATTGCCACTTTTTGAAGATCCTGCTCTGTCAGACCAATTAATTTCAAGAACTCTGAAGTAGGGCGTAGCCTTTTATCAACACTATAGCCCATGATAAATGGGTATTTCTGCAAAACTTTACCAATCATCCCCTCTCTGGTAAAGCCAAGACTAGCAAGAAAGTCAACAATTTGTGTAAGCTTAGATTCAATACTATAGCTGATGAGCCGAGGATTGACCAAGATCACCTTTCCAAGTTGCTTCTCAGGGACTCCCAGTGCCTGAAAGAAAGCCAGGAGGGGACAGAGCTTCTCTTCCACACTATGAGAGAGTATGTGAGGAAATTTGGCTATGGCTGAAGCAACCTCACTGGGTTTTGTTCCCAAAGTGGCAAGGCACTGGACCATAGGGACAATCTTCTCATTGAGGCCTAGAGCAAGGATTTTAGGGCACTTTGTAACAATGGAAGGTATCTTTCTATCCTGAATACCAATGGTTCTCAAGTAAGCCCAGTTCTCAGAGGCTCTGTCCCTGTGCACACCCTCTAAGCGCTTGCACTTCTTGAACATTTCATGGATGctcttatcatcaaaaccttTATCCCTGAAGAACCACATGATGCTACCATTTTGAGAGCTGCTGATTTCCATATCCCCTGAAAAAGATTTGGGTTGAAACATCAATGGCATCAAAACAGAGGCAGGATTAATTTAACTCTCAGGCCACCATGATTagaaagaaaagggaaattttaaaatttacaggCATTGCAGCCAACCCAAAAACCCAATGAAATacttgaattgaaaatgcaaaGTATGCTAAGGATTATTCAAGAGAGAGATTCTTACCTTTTCCGAGAAAATCAGGCGAGGAAAGAGGAAAAGGCTTCTACTTCACTTGCAGTGGACCATACCCAtccatgaaaattatgaaattgtgAAGGCAGAGGGTGCAGCAGAGGCTCTAACCTTATCTGTTGGTGTGTATATAAGATGTTTTACAAGGCTAGTGAGAAAAGAGGCCATGGCCCGCTATTACCCTTCTTGTTTTATTAAATTACCGATTTgcccctaaaaccctaaacccttatTGGTATTGGCCTCCAATTGCTTTCCTTGTCCTATTGATTGAGATCAGAATCACCTAGTTTGGTGGGGAGATGATGCGGGCTTTGCAGGGTAAGGTTTCTAAGGTTGTTTTCTCTGATTGCTTGAAGGATCTTCTCCATTCATCTCATTCTTCTCCCTCCAACCCTTCACCATTGCCGTTGCCTCTACTGTTACGCCGTTTCAGCTCCATTGATGCTTCCAGTAGTACCCGTGGTGCAAGCAGGCGAGAAGATTTGGCAAACAACTCTGATCTCTTCAGTCCATCAACCGAGCCTGATGATGATACGTATGGACGAAAAAGCAGCAGCAGCTGCGGCGGCGGCAGCAGCAGCAATCCTCCTAACCCCATACCCAACAGACCCTTGAGAGGTGAGCAACGAATGAATCGTCCCCCTCCTCATATCCCCCAGAGAAAACTTGGCCTCCCCAAAGACGAGGGAGTTG contains the following coding sequences:
- the LOC100252027 gene encoding transcription termination factor MTERF6, chloroplastic/mitochondrial, with the protein product MEISSSQNGSIMWFFRDKGFDDKSIHEMFKKCKRLEGVHRDRASENWAYLRTIGIQDRKIPSIVTKCPKILALGLNEKIVPMVQCLATLGTKPSEVASAIAKFPHILSHSVEEKLCPLLAFFQALGVPEKQLGKVILVNPRLISYSIESKLTQIVDFLASLGFTREGMIGKVLQKYPFIMGYSVDKRLRPTSEFLKLIGLTEQDLQKVAMNFPEVFCRDANKILSPNVAYLKRRGFEDGQIAALVSGYPPILIKSIKNSLEPRIRFLVEVMKRDINEVVNYPDFFRCGLKKTLELRQKLLEQRKIECSLSEMLDCNQKKFLLKFNLIERPT